GGGGGGAAGCCATGGGGGTGCAGGAGAGCGCCGgggtttttctctattgtggcgaggcctagagggatggccagggcagAGAGGCTGTGCGCGGTAGCGCTGGCCGGCCCGGGTGATGGAGGCTGACAGTTAGGGCGAGGCAGGCCGACGGTGTCACGAGCAAGAAGAGAGGGAGGTAGAATATGAACAATGCGTGTTCTATTTTTGATTGTTGGCTGAAGACCTAAGGGCTCTGGTTGGAAGTGACTGATGGACTTTTATTTTCAGGCACCTAACTTATAGTTGGTCCCAACAAAAAAAGCAAAGCAAACTTAATCGGTTAATCGACCGATCCATGTTTTAGGAGATGAGTAAAGTGCATTTTCATCCCTCAACTTATCAAGAAATGTGGTTTTTGTCCCTGAATTTTTTAGTGCAACCTCCCAACTCTCAAGTCTTTGACAGTGACCTTCCTTGGTCAAACGTGATTTTAACTTGATGTGGCACAGTTTTGGCCACATCTTAGTGCAACCTTCCTGTCCCAACACTTAATATCGAATAGTGGATTCCTCGACCAAAACCTGGTTTACTCTTAGGAGAATTTGGACAAAATTTACTCGTAGGAGAATTGTCATAAGTTGAGGGATAACAAAATGCACTTCCTCTTAGGAGAATTTGGACACAGTAGAAGCTAGCTAACTATGGGAGTATGCTTTTACGCACCTTGGTTTGCCTGAACACATTCGTTGGCTAGATCGATAGCGCTCTTCTTGTACCCAACCACCACAACCTTCTTTCCTCTCATCAGCTCAACGGTCTCCTCCTTGCTCAGCTTGCAGTAGTCCACCGAGTGCATCACCGTCCCCTTGAACACCTCCGGCCCCTTTCCCGGCGGGAACACCGGCATCCGCGGCACGTCGCCGTACTTCCCCGTGCACATCACCACGAACTCGAACTTGTAATACTGCACATTCCCGTGGCAAAATATGCTCGTGAGGTGATTGAATTTATCAGAAGTCGGTGCAAAGTATGTAAAAGCAATCATGCATGACAAGAATACAAAGTAGAGGAACTTGTGCCTGAACAGTGCCGGAGCCGCCGGTGGCGACGCCGACCTCCCACGTGGGCTTGCCCTGGAGCGGagccttgccggtgccgctccacCGCTCGGTGAACCCGGCCTCGGCGCCGCCAAGGAACTTGATGTCCACCACTTTGGACCCGAACGAGATGTAGCGCCAGAGATCGAACTCGTCGGCGTAGCCCTCGAGGTAGTCGACGACCTCGGTGTGGGTCGGGAACGCCGGGTCGTCACGGTTGCCCCATGAGTAGTCGGAGAACTCGTAGTTCGCGCGTGGCGTCTGGAGCCGCGTGGTGCGGTACACGCAGTGTTTCCACACCCCGCCCACGGACGGCGTCGCCTCGAACACCACGGGGTCGTAGGCCGCCATCTGCTTGGCGGCCGCGAGCCCGCTGATCCCGCTGCCGATGATGGCCACACGGGACACCGTGGGCACGGCCTCCCTCGTGGCCCGTGCTGCTTTCACTTGCGCCATGGCCGTGGACGACGCGAGGTGATGGATGGAGCTCTGGCTGTGTGTGATGAACTTGTGATCGATTGATGTGTGTGCAAGAGAGAACTGCTTGTTGGTGTCGATAAGAAGAAGGCTTGAGCGTATTTATAGggatcttgctttgcataaaggaaGTAGGCCCATGCATAGCATGCATGCGGACGGCACAAGGAAAGTGCTGCTACACCGTGACAAAAATTAGAGTCCCAACGCAAAGTCACGATCACACCTTCGCTAGACCAGGGGTGTACAGACTCATGGATACCATGCAGCGGCATCTACTGGTTGAAGGATGCGGCGCCTTGCTCACTGCCCACGCCATAGGAATCTGCATGAGACGAGGCATTCACGTGAGGTACTAGTAGTATTTCTCTCCATTGCATGCATGCGGGCACTCGGCACTCGACGTAGTCCCGGCTTAGGGTAGAGTGCCAAAGCGCTCAGGAATCAGCACAAAAAGGGAAGACTTGTGTGAGATCTTATATTAGGTGAGATCAATGAgattcactggtggaaaaagggcctttggtcgcggttcgcaactgccattagtcgcggttgcgcaaccgcgaccgaacgggcgcgactaaaggccccaccctttagtcgcggttgcttaagaaccgcgactaaaggcccgtccacgtgggcgccaggtggccgtcggggcggaggacctttagacgcggttcttctggccaaccgcgactaaaggccgccgcaggtttagggttttagccccccccccctaaacctgttttctgtttaatttgtattgttttatttcttttgtgctttattttaattttgaaggagtttcacatattctacggtactatatacatgcatatgaatgtacaatttcaaacaaatttgaaattagaaccaaaaagaattcaagaggaatatacaatatatattcaatatcatcggatgaccatatacaattttgaacaagtttccatacataatttaatgcatataaagttctacgtcctcgtaatggtgttctcctttaggatggaggacttccctcctgaaccatccagctagttcctcttgaagtggtcggaagcgagcttctggactaagcatcatccggaggttattcctctgagcattggtatcactcggaacccgccgctcagaggtgtatctccggatcatctcacagacatagtatgcacatagattggtccccgctggctgaatatcctcaccattcttagcctttgaccttttgaattttagctcttttttgaattcaccgacctttgtatctacgaaccgtctccaaaccctacgaggcaaagaaaattaaatgaacaagagagttattagttacttgatattaggaaatgaacgaaataggccgatcgatataaaacgcaaatgaatgaaaataattacttctgcagcattcttctcatgccgccccaaagctttggatccttattcagagagtcgtggacgagacattctgaggtgtcaacattaattactagcagaatccagtggaacctgcggacacgatacatgcacagtacgtcatgcataactcatcgattagccggccacataccatgcatggagtaaacaaaagagaatgtgctcaagacagaaacactcacccaaaatggtaaggaaatagaatatcacttttgagttcctgctttgtaagaaactgccacaggtctgcctccatgtcggcggggtgatgctccaacacatatccattaaagaTGTGtgtgtcaatgaacccaacatcatggatgttccttactctgcattccttaatcttcattctgcatgtataatagcggacacaacaatatagttaggacatatatatagtgcaggcaatatgaacgagatggggtagaaataaatcacttacagaacgtagcaactgatgatagatttgtcgagctcgcgcagattgaaaagctggaacaa
This portion of the Triticum dicoccoides isolate Atlit2015 ecotype Zavitan chromosome 7A, WEW_v2.0, whole genome shotgun sequence genome encodes:
- the LOC119332998 gene encoding probable flavin-containing monooxygenase 1, whose translation is MAQVKAARATREAVPTVSRVAIIGSGISGLAAAKQMAAYDPVVFEATPSVGGVWKHCVYRTTRLQTPRANYEFSDYSWGNRDDPAFPTHTEVVDYLEGYADEFDLWRYISFGSKVVDIKFLGGAEAGFTERWSGTGKAPLQGKPTWEVGVATGGSGTVQYYKFEFVVMCTGKYGDVPRMPVFPPGKGPEVFKGTVMHSVDYCKLSKEETVELMRGKKVVVVGYKKSAIDLANECVQANQGDGGQACTMLVRTLHWMVPSYAIWGLPFFLFYSTRFSQLFYERPNQSFFRSLLCRLMSPLRAGVSKFIESYLLWKLPLGKYGLTPDHPFVEDYASCQLAFLPEGFFDMADHGLVRFKRAPDGWWLSEIGVVLEDGTGVEADLVFLATGFEGTDKLREVLPKPFRGLLVPTNKDVQFCSDVHVSLASEG